CGTCGTCATGTTTCCTAGgcgtaatatttttgtttttgctttaaatgaatttaaatattgaaaaaataggATGACTCACCAAATGTTAAAACGGACCCATACGAAAGATGTAGAAGAAATCCACAAAATAGAACTACatattttctggaaaaaacaattttattcacAATGGCATCTAATGTTTGAAGAGGGAGAAGAAACATTTTACATCCATACACTTGGGGTCTGTTGCACCCAATGAATGTTGACGAAGAAATAAACGTTTCTGCAACCCAGCGTTCCCCGCGAAGAAAGTCATTAAGCAATCAATCTTCACTAatattttcccaattttttttgtgcataTTTTCAGCAACATTCCAAATGACACTGTGCATCAGGGAATTTGAATGTTCCGCagtgttgaaagaaaatgttttgagaTTTGAGAAAGGGCCCGCAGAAGCTGCAAAACCCTTTATTTCGTGCGGGGAGTTTGGATTTGGAACAGCAAAGGTTATTCCGGTAAGTTGCCGATAGAGATCCAATTTGTCTCTAATATATTCAATTAATTagcaaataatttttgtaaagtaaaaaaaaaatgaaacttactgggcatttgaattttctttgttggccAAAGAGGAATGGGTTTTCAtgtcttcaatttctttagtTGTAGATTTAATTCTGTTCTGAACGGTGCTGAGTTCAGACATGaggtttttggtttcttcctTGGCCGACTGAACCTCAGAAACATCTTTAGATAGAGTCACCTTCATTTCTTGAAGTTTCATTTCTGCATTTGCAAGTTTAGCTTCCAGCATCTTATTCTTCTCGTTCACCACTAGTTGTTGAATGAATGTTTAGAAAGATTCCACCACGAAAAGAAACATGCATACTTACTTGTCAAAGCTTTCTTCTGTCTTTCTAAAACAGCTTTAAAATTTGGCATGGAAGCACTCACTTTCTGTAAGATTTCCGTAGGatcttttgtttcaacttttACTGGAGTTGTCCACGACTCGGGCACTGGAGTTGCTGCTGTCGAAACTTCCATGCTAACTTCGTTGACAGCACTTACATCATCGATTGTGTTGAAATTCTCCAAATTCATTGAGATGTCCATAATACTGTCGTACTCCATCTTAAAACTATGTGGATTACCAGACATTTTCTAAGAACGTTGTTAAAAATTCGTGTAGAATTCGGTTTTTCGGTTGctgtcaaaagtcaaaaccaTAGACTACGAAGTTGCCaaccaaagtttttttaaataaggcGGCTGTGTtgccaaatttattttttaggaaTTCATAATTTCCAGCGCCTCTGGCGGCCATTTGCTAATAAGCTgtcaaaaatttataaacaaCATTCGGCCAAAAACCTAAGAGACCAGTAACGTGTTGTTTGAAGCTTTCATTAATTATCTCAGTCCCAGAGTCATATTTGCAGTCATGGTTTCAGAAGTCAAACAAAGAGTAAATGCAACCAAACCagctttgaagaaaaatgctaGTGAatccagcaaaaaaaaagattccgaAATCTCGGATGAGAAGAAAACAGCGAAAAGTAAAGAtgcaaatattcaaacaaaattcggACCCATCGGCATCAAAAAGGAAGATCAGCTCTGGTCAAGGGCTGTTTTGATGACAGGTGTGTTAGTGATAGTCATTGtgatgaaatggaagaaaacaaatgaaatcaccTGGGTATCAAGGCAGGATACTGTAACTAAATCCAAACAGCCATTAATTTGCTCAACAGCATTCCTTGatgaaataaacaagtttGAAGGTAAAACAGGTTTTTCACACTTAGCATTGGAgatctgtaataaataatctTGTTTCCTGTCGTAGGTTGCAGAATGAAACAGTGTGGCCGATTTGTGATGGACGGTTTATTTGTGGAGAATCAAATCGACACACTGCTAGGCATTTTCCAAAAGGGATTGCAGTTTGGGCATTCATCAGGAGGAGCGAGTATACTTGATCTACACTCAGGTGCCTTGTCCAAGGGAGAGAGATTCATCAACGTCTTCAGTAATCCTGAAACCCAAAATCTATG
The window above is part of the Daphnia pulex isolate KAP4 chromosome 3, ASM2113471v1 genome. Proteins encoded here:
- the LOC124191348 gene encoding 2-oxoglutarate and iron-dependent oxygenase domain-containing protein 3-like, whose translation is MVSEVKQRVNATKPALKKNASESSKKKDSEISDEKKTAKSKDANIQTKFGPIGIKKEDQLWSRAVLMTGVLVIVIVMKWKKTNEITWVSRQDTVTKSKQPLICSTAFLDEINKFEGCRMKQCGRFVMDGLFVENQIDTLLGIFQKGLQFGHSSGGASILDLHSGALSKGERFINVFSNPETQNLWSEAELAFYTDAKETIRRAIIENFGLQPEAIHLTSPTFFSRMNENPAKTIHDEYWHPHVDKETYETFHFTSLLYLSDYGSEFQGGRFVFVDGDNMNRTVEPRRGRVSMFTSGGENLHYVEKVTQGTRYALTIAFTCDSRHAIPDPHIH